CTGCGCCGTcatggccgccgcgctcgccgtgtTCCTGCTCGGCACGCGGACCTACCGCTACTACGTCACCAGCGGCAAGGGAAGCCTGTTTGCTCGCGCCGCCGAGGCTTTCGCTGAGTGGCGGAGCAGGCGGATCAAGGCAGGCCTCCTGCATCAGGCTGCGCAAGAACACAATCCAGCTTCAGCAGAGGCGCCGGGATTCCGGTACACCCTGTCACTGTCTGCATGCGGGCGTCTCACAATCTTTCACGAAAGGTGTTCATGACGTAATTACCCTTTCATGTCGATTTTTGCAGTgtcgacgaggaggagcaggctGTGGCGAGCACTGCGGGCTTCGTCAAGGAGGCCAAGGCCGTCCTCCGCCTATTCCCGATATGGGCGACGTGCCTTATCTACGCGGTGGCGTTCTCGCAGTCCTCGACCTTCTTCACGAAGCAGGCGGCGACCCTGGACCGGCGCATCGGTGACCGGTTCAAggtgccgccggccgcgctGCAGAGCTTCATCAGCATTACAATCGTGGTCTTCATCCCGATCTACGACCGCGTCGTCGTGCCCGTGTCGCGCCAGTACTCCGGCAAGCCGTCGGGCATCACCATGCTGCAGCGCATCGGCGCGGGCATGTTCCTCTCGCTCCTGTCCATGGTAATCGCGGCGCTCGTCGAGACGCGCCGGCTCCGCGTGGCGCGGGacgccggcgtcgtcgacgAGCCCAAGATCCCCGTGCCGATGAGCCTGTGGTGGATGGTGCCGCAGTACGTGCTGTTCGGCGCCGCGGACGTGTTCACCATGGTCGGGCTGCAGGAGTTCTTCTACGACCAGGTGCCCGACAAGCTGCGCTCCCTCGGGCTCGCGCTCTACCTCAGCATCTTCGGCGTCGGCAGCTTCATCAGCAGCGCGCTCGTGTCGGTCATCGACAAGgtgacggcggcgaggggcCGGAGCTGGTTCTCCAACAACCTGAACCGCGGCCACGTCGACTACTTCTACTGGCTGCTCGCCGCGCTCAGCGCACTCGAGCTCCTCGCCTACGTCTTCTTCGCCGTGGTCTACAAGTACAAGAACAAAGGAGCCGTACATGCGGCTGTTGCTGGTTAGTAGCTAGAGTTGTGGATTGGTGATACATAGTAGGCGGCATGATACCGAAGGGTGTAAATGGCATTTTCCCTCCATCATGATTCGTGATGGAAACCCATCTTCGACGTTGGTTCCTATTTGTATCAGCCGGGTGGGCTAGTCTCTCATTCTTAAACCAGATTCAAATAGTAATCGGCAAATTGGCCGTTCAATTGGTCCGTGGAATATATAGGCAGTTCATTGGAGTCGATTGAGGTTGTTGGAGTCGattaagggcgtgtttggttggttgtatcatttgattcatgtatgaaatgattcaaaataataatgatccttttgtttggttgggcgaattggaccaactcattcATTCAGGATGAGgtcatcccacttaatacattattctactaatcagagtgaaccatatggtacaagcaaattggttgaaccaccccatccaggattatccatgcatgtatcatgtggtgcatgcaaccaaacgcaccctaaagtGTTCATGGTGGTGAGCCTCAAGGACGATCAGtgtaaaaagaaagaagatgtGCATCAAATTAGAACCAAGTATGATTGACTAGCATAACCCTGTATTTTTAAAATGAGCTCCTccagctattttttttaaaaaaaatgtattttAGCCAAAAATGGAGTATAGTGATAGACCCAAGCATTTTTCTGTGCAATCCGTAACCAAGACGGGGCGAGCCTAGTCTCGGGCGAGGCCACCCGTCGTTTTtcaatataaaaataaataattttattatttttttgaagATGAATAATTTTACTATTTGAGCCGGGCTTAGGGCAGACTAATTTTTTGGGCACCAAAACTCAGCACCAAGCCTTGCCCTCAATGAGTATTGGGCCGGGCTTAGCTCGCTGGACTCGGCTGGTCCTACTGTAccgacatgtttttttttaattttttttggaaaacccGAACCGTGGCCAGCCCATAGAATTTATGAACAGTTAATACAATGCAAACTTTAGCGATCATCACACCCCGCCATcgatgggaaaaaaaaaaaagagccatGGCAGTGGCACCAGCACGGCCCCAGCTGCCAGCCGCCCGTGCCCAccccaccgcttcctcctcagCTCCTCAAAGGCGCCACGCCTTCGGTAGTTCGCTGGCACGGCTCTCGCTTACGCGCACTGCACAGACCCCTGCCtcagcagccagccagccatggCGTCGGAGTCGGACCCTGGCTCCACGGACccgctcctcccccgccgccgcgcgccgtccaAGGGCGGCTGGAGGTCCGCGCTCTTCATAATCTGTAAGCCACCACCGCACCCACGATTTCTCGCCCCGATTAGATTCGATTCTCGCTTACTGGTGAGTGGTGagagcgcgcgcggcgcggttgcaggggtggaggtggcggagcGGTTCGCGTACTACGGCATCTCGTCGAACCTGATCAGCTACCTGACCGGCCCACTCGGCCagaccacggcggcggcggcggcggccgtcaaCGCGTGGTCGGGCGCCGCGTCCATGCTGCcgctcctcggcgccgccgttgCCGACTCCTGGCTCGGCCGCTACCGCACCATCGTCGCCTCCTCCGTCCTCTACACCATGGTCAGCCTCAGGCCCCCAACAACCGcatccccctcctcttcctcctcgatcTCACGAATCACGACCTCGCTGCTCGCTGcagttctctctctctcatacTCTCGACAGCCGGCATATTTTATCAGTTCCAACCCCTGCGTTTTCGTGTATTACTTTTCGCTGTCATGTCGTTGCTGACCTGTCCGCGATCATATAAAAATCCAGTAAAGAAATTTCGCACGATAGGCGCATGGATGGGGAGCCGCGTGCGTAATTAGTGATTGTAGTACTGATTATAATTAGTGGAGATAATTTTCATTGCGATTTGCAAGTGATGATGGATAGATTCTGAGAAGCAGACAGGCAATGGTGGCATGAGCAAAGCTTCCTGGCGCAGGCAGGCAGCGCCCACAGTCCACAGGCGCACGATTTTGTCGGGGGCCTGGGGTGGAGATTGCCGGGCGCCGCAGCTGCTGCAACCACTATACAGCCTGCAATCTCACACTTCACTCCGTCGTAACCGTAGTATTCATAGCTCGGCAATAGCTGTCCCGTTGTGCGTCGTGCTGTCACCAGGCGTAGAAGCAAATTGGAGgggctcttcctcttcctccttcaaAGCATCCATCCTATCTGACGTACCAAAAAAAACTTCTTTTTCGTATAAGTGATCTGGACTTGACATTGTTACGTGTGTGCAAATTGCTCCGATTTTCAACAGGATTGTGTTGCACTTTGCACGTATCTTCTCCGGAGACGCCTTTGGTTCGTTCAGTCCCTCTCAGTGTGTCGGCTTCATCAGCAGGATTGCAGAAAAGCGTGCCTTGTGTCCTTCAGCAGAGCCAGACAGTTCAGAGGCAAAATAGAGCAGGACCGGCCGGTGGTCGCGTTCGAGTAGTAACGGAACCAACCAAAGATGGCAAGCCAAAGCGAACCACGCTAAGGGGTGTTGGATCTTTAATCCATTTTatatcatatcgaatatttggagactaattaggaggactaaatattagctaattataaaactaattacgcagatggaggctaattcacgagacgaatctattaaacctaattaattcatcattagcacatgtttactgtagcatcacattgtcaaatcatggactaattaggtttaatagatttgtttcgcaaattagtctccatctgtacaattggttttataattagcctatatttaatacttctaattagtatctaaacattcgatgtggcaGGAattgaattttaggaggtgctaaagaaacaaacacaccTAATACTATTTGGGTAACAGATGTTCCGTCCTGCGTACCTTGGAGATTCGAATCATTGCTTCTCTGACAAATGAATATACACTGCTAGTTTGAGTTGAGGGTCCATGTCCAGGCTGCAGTGGTCGTAATTTATTATGAATCCAagtaaattgattttttttttcaaaacatagTAGCCTAGGCGCATATACACGCACACATGCTCACTCTTAAGTCCAATCATACTATACACACTCCGTAAATTTAAGCTGGCAGATTTTTATTTGGATTAACAGCGTCTCTTATCGATGGACACGTCCCTTCCACTTTAAACTCGGCGAGCAAATTTTTACAGATTCTATCATAAAAAAACTAATGGGCTGGGCAACACTGTTGGCTAAGTTAAAATAATTTTACAAGTAACTTACTTATCCCAAGAACGTAAGTAGTTGTATCTTTTTGAAACCAAATAAAACTACAACATTATGTAAAAGAGAACATTATGAAATAGTTTTCAAGATACATTTCCATTTATCATTGTTCTGTTCATGTATCCATTTCGAATGTTAGCTTTAATGCTGTATCAAAATGACCACCCTCATCAAAATTTGGCGAATCTGCAGGGCCTTGGGATGCTGACGCTCTCATCCATGTTCCCATCACCTCAACAAtgcggcgtcgccgccgacaGCCGAGGAGCATGCCCGCCATCCTCGTTACAGACAGTCTTCTTCTACATCTCGCTCTACCTGGTGGCCATCGCTCAGAGCGGCCACAAGCCCTGCGTCCAGGCCTTCGGCGCCGACCAATTCGACGCCACGGACCCCGACGAGTCCTCGTCCCGGGCCTCCTTCTTTAACTGGTGGTACTTCGGGATCTGCGTGAGCGGCACCATGACCGTTGCGATCATGAGCTACGTGCAGGACAACGTCAGCTGGGCCCTCGGCTTCGGCGTGCCGTCCATGGTCATGCTCCTCGCGCTCGCCATCTTCCTGCTCGGCACGAGGACCTACCGGTTCTACGGCGGCTCGCGAGGCGGCAGCAACGTTGGCGCCGGCACGTTCTCCCTCGTCGGCAAGGCCTTCGTCGCCTGGAGGAAGAGGTCCAAGGAAGCCTTGCCGGCGGAGCTGGAGCACGGTgacggcgagctcgccgtcACCGAGAACGCGGCGCTCGCAGAAGAGGTGAGCGGGCTTACGAGGCTGTTCCCGATCTGGGCGACGTGCCTCCTCTACGGCGTGGTGTTTGCGCAGCCGCCCACGCTCTTCACCAAGCAGGCGGGGACGCTGGACCGCCGGGTGGGGTCGTCGTTCCAGATACCTCCCGCGGCGCTGCAGTGCTTCCTCGGAGTCAGCATCGTGTCCTGCATCGTGCTGTACGACCGCGTCCTGGTGCCCGTGGCGCGCCGGGTCTCCGGCGTAGCCTCGGGGATCACCATGCTGCAGCGGATCGGCACGGGGATCGCCCTGTCCCTGGTCACCCTTGCCGTCGCCGCGCTGGTAGAGATgaggcggctgcgggcggcgAGGGACGCCGGCCTGGTGGACGGTGGCGGTTCCGGCGGGACGGCGGTCCCCATGAGCCTGTGGTGG
This sequence is a window from Setaria italica strain Yugu1 chromosome III, Setaria_italica_v2.0, whole genome shotgun sequence. Protein-coding genes within it:
- the LOC105914136 gene encoding protein NRT1/ PTR FAMILY 5.10, translated to MPSGSEPLLARADGMLPDAAVDHRGLPAERGTTGGWRSALFIIAVEIAERFAFYGVSANLISYLTGPLGEGTAAAAAAINAWNGVAQLLPLLGGALADKWLGRYRTIVIASLLYVLGLGMLALSTLLSSGGHHQCASATAGGQACAPSTLQVSFFYVSLYIVALAQGGHKPCVQAFGADQFDQSDPKESVSRSSFFNWWYFGMCAGTAVTLVFLSYVQDNIGWGLGFGIPCAVMAAALAVFLLGTRTYRYYVTSGKGSLFARAAEAFAEWRSRRIKAGLLHQAAQEHNPASAEAPGFRVDEEEQAVASTAGFVKEAKAVLRLFPIWATCLIYAVAFSQSSTFFTKQAATLDRRIGDRFKVPPAALQSFISITIVVFIPIYDRVVVPVSRQYSGKPSGITMLQRIGAGMFLSLLSMVIAALVETRRLRVARDAGVVDEPKIPVPMSLWWMVPQYVLFGAADVFTMVGLQEFFYDQVPDKLRSLGLALYLSIFGVGSFISSALVSVIDKVTAARGRSWFSNNLNRGHVDYFYWLLAALSALELLAYVFFAVVYKYKNKGAVHAAVAG
- the LOC111256589 gene encoding protein NRT1/ PTR FAMILY 5.10-like isoform X1 gives rise to the protein MASESDPGSTDPLLPRRRAPSKGGWRSALFIIWVEVAERFAYYGISSNLISYLTGPLGQTTAAAAAAVNAWSGAASMLPLLGAAVADSWLGRYRTIVASSVLYTMGLGMLTLSSMFPSPQQCGVAADSRGACPPSSLQTVFFYISLYLVAIAQSGHKPCVQAFGADQFDATDPDESSSRASFFNWWYFGICVSGTMTVAIMSYVQDNVSWALGFGVPSMVMLLALAIFLLGTRTYRFYGGSRGGSNVGAGTFSLVGKAFVAWRKRSKEALPAELEHGDGELAVTENAALAEEVSGLTRLFPIWATCLLYGVVFAQPPTLFTKQAGTLDRRVGSSFQIPPAALQCFLGVSIVSCIVLYDRVLVPVARRVSGVASGITMLQRIGTGIALSLVTLAVAALVEMRRLRAARDAGLVDGGGSGGTAVPMSLWWIVPQYVLLGAADVFTMVGMQEFFYDQVPGALKSLGLALYLSVLGVGSFISSFLITVIDGLTKRNGGTSWFADDLNRGHLDYFYLLLAALTALELVAFTYFSASYVYRRKAGNSH
- the LOC111256589 gene encoding protein NRT1/ PTR FAMILY 5.10-like isoform X2, with product MLPLLGAAVADSWLGRYRTIVASSVLYTMGLGMLTLSSMFPSPQQCGVAADSRGACPPSSLQTVFFYISLYLVAIAQSGHKPCVQAFGADQFDATDPDESSSRASFFNWWYFGICVSGTMTVAIMSYVQDNVSWALGFGVPSMVMLLALAIFLLGTRTYRFYGGSRGGSNVGAGTFSLVGKAFVAWRKRSKEALPAELEHGDGELAVTENAALAEEVSGLTRLFPIWATCLLYGVVFAQPPTLFTKQAGTLDRRVGSSFQIPPAALQCFLGVSIVSCIVLYDRVLVPVARRVSGVASGITMLQRIGTGIALSLVTLAVAALVEMRRLRAARDAGLVDGGGSGGTAVPMSLWWIVPQYVLLGAADVFTMVGMQEFFYDQVPGALKSLGLALYLSVLGVGSFISSFLITVIDGLTKRNGGTSWFADDLNRGHLDYFYLLLAALTALELVAFTYFSASYVYRRKAGNSH